From Staphylococcus delphini, one genomic window encodes:
- a CDS encoding DUF1430 domain-containing protein — translation MKWMKHLLDVVTLTLISLFLILVLYEEDSEILTGSRVMLEVESWDYQHSKAEVFEKFEKVAKDADIAIFKVVIDHKEHQVDKAIYAFNEQANHHTIAPMNTTYSYHHLTHDQLMQRDVRGDYFILDDIANKEQLKTALESVGLKVRMGSVQSWMIYGDVLINRGVLLPFVTLLIIYLLYHLHYRSQNFKTYATMRLHGYRFFNILFLNIEKIIIRWLILAISVGFLSIGLLKWLGLDGQLEYFVSRLIVADILFWGILSISSLLSCIILIRIDIPLMIKGLKPYRLLRAMNHISKLSMLVLLTLLILPNLNQMKKLEQIQETEAWWGKLDDYYTIDLKPIRRSMNEEMEFAKRYHQMFIYSERHEQALLMNQNVLYEPSQTNYSPDEGNVLFVNQNFVDFFKSQLRELPNLEDRPGQIELYLPPQAKNEVSAIRADFQDWVNYQLPNPESKTKVLVTQLKNPYEIYAFDVRTGLSTTYMKSPAILMLNAKDLTDDFYYSTLSQGELIFKNYENIIRNIDRFDLKDDVQGVTNYKDSVMKTYRETQTKWLVYSFSSGIAMTVLCIVTLLDVLHYFEQRRQWLLMRKMFGFRRWQNYRNYIVLNGLFTALIGAFLFEKTQNSNVIWIFGVILLFQFFIQWVYIHYLEKQFNVLIREA, via the coding sequence ATGAAGTGGATGAAACACTTATTAGATGTGGTCACGCTCACACTAATAAGCTTATTTTTAATTCTTGTACTGTACGAAGAGGACAGCGAAATACTTACTGGAAGTCGTGTGATGCTTGAAGTTGAAAGTTGGGACTACCAACATTCAAAAGCAGAAGTTTTTGAGAAGTTTGAGAAGGTAGCGAAAGATGCAGATATTGCGATTTTTAAAGTCGTTATCGATCATAAAGAACATCAAGTCGATAAAGCGATTTATGCGTTTAATGAGCAAGCCAATCATCACACTATTGCGCCGATGAATACGACATATAGTTACCATCATTTAACGCATGATCAACTGATGCAGCGAGATGTACGTGGTGATTATTTTATATTAGATGATATTGCTAATAAGGAACAATTGAAAACAGCTTTAGAAAGTGTCGGTCTAAAGGTGAGGATGGGATCTGTACAATCATGGATGATCTATGGGGATGTGCTCATTAATCGAGGCGTACTGCTTCCATTTGTGACATTACTTATTATCTATTTGTTGTATCATTTGCATTATCGAAGTCAAAATTTTAAAACATATGCGACGATGCGTTTACATGGTTATCGTTTTTTTAATATCTTGTTTCTGAATATTGAAAAAATTATTATCAGATGGTTGATATTAGCCATAAGTGTCGGATTCCTTTCGATAGGGCTGTTGAAATGGTTAGGATTGGACGGTCAACTCGAATATTTTGTAAGTCGTCTCATCGTTGCGGATATTTTATTTTGGGGAATTTTATCTATCAGTTCATTACTGTCTTGTATCATACTTATCCGGATAGATATCCCATTGATGATTAAAGGACTCAAGCCATATCGTCTGTTACGTGCGATGAATCATATCTCTAAGTTGAGTATGTTAGTTTTACTCACACTCCTCATTTTGCCGAATCTTAATCAAATGAAAAAGTTAGAACAAATACAAGAGACAGAAGCATGGTGGGGCAAACTAGATGATTATTACACAATTGACTTGAAACCCATACGGCGTAGTATGAACGAAGAAATGGAATTTGCGAAACGATATCATCAAATGTTTATATATAGTGAGCGACATGAACAAGCATTATTGATGAATCAAAATGTATTGTATGAACCAAGTCAAACAAATTATTCGCCAGACGAAGGAAATGTGCTGTTTGTCAATCAAAACTTTGTTGATTTTTTTAAGTCTCAATTACGAGAGTTACCGAATTTAGAAGACCGACCTGGACAAATAGAGTTGTATTTACCTCCTCAAGCTAAAAATGAAGTCTCAGCCATACGTGCAGATTTTCAGGATTGGGTGAACTATCAACTTCCAAATCCAGAATCAAAGACAAAGGTACTAGTGACGCAGTTGAAAAATCCTTACGAAATTTACGCCTTTGATGTACGTACGGGATTGTCGACAACCTATATGAAGTCGCCTGCGATTTTAATGTTAAATGCTAAAGACTTAACGGATGATTTTTATTATTCCACATTATCACAAGGGGAATTGATTTTTAAAAATTATGAAAATATTATCCGTAATATCGACCGCTTTGATTTGAAAGATGATGTGCAAGGTGTAACCAATTATAAAGACAGTGTTATGAAAACGTATCGAGAAACACAAACGAAATGGCTTGTGTATAGCTTTTCTAGTGGTATCGCTATGACAGTCTTGTGTATCGTGACATTATTAGATGTATTGCATTACTTTGAGCAGCGTCGTCAATGGTTACTTATGCGAAAAATGTTTGGCTTCAGACGTTGGCAAAACTATCGCAACTATATCGTATTAAATGGTTTATTTACTGCTCTTATTGGCGCATTCTTATTTGAAAAGACACAAAATAGTAATGTGATATGGATTTTTGGCGTGATTTTGCTGTTTCAATTCTTCATTCAATGGGTTTACATCCATTATTTAGAAAAACAATTCAATGTACTAATTAGGGAGGCTTAA
- a CDS encoding lactococcin 972 family bacteriocin translates to MKNKILSTLVAGLLLIGIGSSSIVSAATIYTDGGTWNYGVGSKYVWSYYSNNYRYHSSTAIGKTRSFSGFRKPGVRALASSEKRWWWRNEAYYNVY, encoded by the coding sequence ATGAAAAATAAGATTTTGAGTACTTTAGTCGCTGGGTTATTGTTAATAGGTATTGGTTCGTCTAGTATAGTTAGTGCAGCAACTATCTATACTGACGGAGGAACTTGGAATTATGGTGTAGGAAGTAAATACGTATGGTCATATTATAGTAATAACTATAGATACCATAGTTCAACAGCAATTGGGAAAACAAGATCGTTTAGTGGATTTAGAAAACCTGGAGTTAGAGCACTGGCATCATCAGAAAAGAGATGGTGGTGGCGTAATGAAGCATATTATAATGTATACTAA
- the nfsA gene encoding oxygen-insensitive NADPH nitroreductase, whose translation MSEYVYDLAKRHHSVRKFKQTPIERATIEKLIEAGQMASTSSFLQTTSFIGVESVEKKEALREVSGQPYVVENGYLLVYVIDYHRHQLINEKMKADMEASFESAEGLLVGTVDAALAAQNIALTAEDMGYGIVYLGSLRNDVQRVREILNLPEHVFPLFGMAIGEPADDENGSPKPRLPLSHVFHVDTYNQDDAELSEQIEAYDQTVSEYYQERTQGKRDETWSDQIAGFMSSKQRLEMNDWLQMSGFNKK comes from the coding sequence ATGTCAGAATATGTGTATGATTTGGCCAAGCGACATCATTCAGTGAGAAAGTTCAAACAAACACCGATCGAACGAGCAACGATTGAAAAATTAATAGAAGCAGGACAAATGGCATCGACGTCAAGTTTCTTGCAAACGACGTCATTTATAGGTGTAGAATCCGTTGAAAAGAAAGAAGCGCTCAGAGAAGTTTCAGGCCAGCCTTATGTCGTTGAAAATGGGTACTTGCTCGTTTACGTGATTGATTACCATCGTCACCAATTGATTAATGAAAAAATGAAAGCAGACATGGAAGCGAGCTTTGAATCAGCTGAAGGATTATTAGTCGGTACAGTTGACGCGGCATTAGCGGCTCAAAATATTGCATTGACGGCTGAAGATATGGGTTACGGCATTGTATATCTCGGTTCATTACGTAACGATGTGCAACGTGTACGCGAAATTTTAAATTTACCTGAACACGTCTTCCCATTATTCGGTATGGCCATTGGAGAGCCAGCAGATGACGAAAATGGTTCACCTAAACCGCGCCTTCCATTATCCCATGTGTTCCATGTGGATACTTACAATCAAGATGACGCTGAATTGTCTGAACAAATTGAAGCTTATGATCAAACTGTGTCTGAATATTATCAAGAACGCACACAAGGCAAACGTGATGAAACATGGTCCGATCAAATCGCTGGCTTTATGAGTAGCAAGCAACGATTAGAGATGAATGATTGGTTGCAAATGTCAGGATTTAATAAGAAATAA
- the ahpC gene encoding alkyl hydroperoxide reductase subunit C, translating to MSLIGKQIEEFSAQAYNAKTDEFIEVTHEDLKGNWSVVVFYPADFSFVCPTELEDVQNHYEKLQELGTNVFSVSTDTHFVHKAWHDHSDAISKLQYTMIGDPSQAITRQFDVLDETSGLAQRGTFIVDPDGVVQAAEINADGIGRDASTLVHKIKAAQYVRQNPGEVCPAKWEEGSETLTPGLDLVGKI from the coding sequence ATGTCATTAATCGGTAAACAAATTGAGGAATTTTCAGCACAAGCATACAATGCAAAAACAGATGAATTTATTGAAGTTACACACGAAGATTTAAAAGGTAACTGGAGTGTTGTCGTATTCTACCCTGCAGATTTCTCATTCGTATGTCCAACTGAATTAGAAGATGTACAAAATCATTACGAAAAATTACAAGAGTTAGGTACAAACGTATTTTCTGTTTCTACAGATACTCACTTTGTACATAAAGCATGGCACGATCATTCAGATGCCATCAGCAAATTACAATATACAATGATTGGTGATCCTTCTCAAGCGATTACACGTCAATTTGATGTATTAGATGAAACTTCTGGTCTTGCACAACGCGGTACTTTCATCGTTGACCCAGACGGTGTGGTTCAAGCAGCAGAAATCAATGCAGACGGTATCGGCCGTGACGCAAGCACACTTGTACACAAAATCAAAGCAGCACAATACGTTCGTCAAAATCCAGGTGAAGTTTGCCCAGCGAAATGGGAAGAAGGTAGCGAAACTTTAACTCCAGGATTAGACTTAGTAGGTAAAATTTAA
- the ahpF gene encoding alkyl hydroperoxide reductase subunit F yields the protein MLNQELKQQLSQLLDLMEGDVVLKVSTGDDDHSQKMNDLVNEVSDMSSRITVEKAELKRTPSFSINRPNEDTGITFAGVPLGHEFNSFVLALLQVSGRAPKEEQSVIDQIKSINEPLHFETFISLTCQKCPDVVQALNLMSVINPNITHTMIDGAVFKKEAEDIMAVPAIFLNGEQFGNGRMTVTDILSALGQGPDASEFENKETFDVLVVGGGPASASSAIYAARKGLKTGIVADRIGGQVNDTADIENLIGVKKTTGPSLATSLEAHIKDYNVDAMTGVRAEGLEKSDDIVHLTLDNGAVLKTRSLIIATGARWKKIGVPGEDTFANKGVAYCPHCDGPLFEGKDVAVIGGGNSGVEAAIDLAGICKSVTVLEFGESLKADSVLQDRLNSLPNTTVITQAATKEITGDDRVNGLTYTDRATDEEKHVDLNGVFVQIGLSPNTEWLGDTVQRNRMGEIEVDRLGNTNIPGVFAAGDCTDQRYKQIIISMGSGATAALSAFDYLIRN from the coding sequence ATGTTAAATCAAGAATTAAAGCAACAACTTTCACAACTTCTTGATTTGATGGAAGGTGACGTTGTACTGAAAGTGAGCACTGGCGATGACGATCATTCTCAAAAAATGAACGATCTCGTCAATGAAGTTTCAGACATGTCATCTCGAATTACAGTAGAAAAAGCTGAATTAAAGCGTACGCCTAGCTTTAGTATCAACAGACCAAATGAGGACACTGGCATTACATTTGCTGGTGTCCCTCTTGGTCATGAGTTCAATTCTTTTGTCCTTGCACTCTTACAAGTAAGTGGTCGTGCACCAAAAGAAGAACAATCTGTAATTGATCAAATCAAGTCTATTAACGAACCCCTTCATTTTGAAACATTTATCAGCTTAACATGTCAAAAATGTCCTGATGTTGTTCAAGCGTTAAACTTAATGAGTGTCATCAATCCGAATATTACACATACGATGATTGATGGTGCAGTGTTCAAAAAAGAAGCAGAAGACATTATGGCGGTCCCTGCAATTTTCTTAAATGGTGAACAATTTGGTAACGGCCGTATGACAGTGACAGACATTCTGAGTGCGTTAGGTCAAGGTCCTGATGCTTCTGAATTTGAAAACAAAGAAACATTTGATGTCCTCGTAGTTGGCGGCGGTCCTGCAAGTGCAAGTTCTGCCATCTATGCTGCGCGTAAAGGTTTAAAAACAGGTATCGTAGCAGATAGAATTGGTGGTCAAGTGAATGACACAGCTGATATTGAAAACTTAATTGGCGTGAAGAAGACGACAGGTCCATCACTTGCGACAAGCCTTGAAGCACACATTAAAGACTACAATGTAGATGCGATGACTGGCGTACGTGCAGAAGGATTAGAAAAATCAGATGATATCGTTCATTTGACTTTAGATAACGGCGCAGTACTTAAAACACGCTCACTCATTATCGCAACAGGTGCACGTTGGAAGAAAATCGGTGTACCAGGTGAAGACACATTCGCAAACAAAGGTGTCGCATACTGCCCGCACTGTGACGGACCTCTATTCGAAGGTAAAGACGTCGCTGTTATCGGTGGCGGTAACTCTGGTGTTGAAGCCGCGATTGACTTAGCAGGTATTTGTAAAAGTGTAACAGTCCTTGAGTTCGGTGAGTCATTAAAAGCAGACTCTGTATTACAAGATCGCTTAAATTCATTACCGAATACAACAGTGATTACACAAGCTGCTACGAAAGAGATTACTGGCGACGATCGTGTCAACGGGCTCACGTATACAGATAGAGCTACAGATGAAGAAAAACATGTTGATTTAAATGGTGTCTTCGTTCAAATCGGTCTTTCTCCTAATACAGAATGGTTAGGTGATACTGTTCAACGTAACCGCATGGGTGAAATTGAAGTCGACCGTTTAGGAAACACGAACATTCCTGGTGTCTTTGCGGCAGGCGACTGTACAGACCAACGCTATAAACAAATTATTATTTCTATGGGATCAGGCGCAACAGCAGCATTATCTGCATTCGACTACTTGATTCGTAACTAA
- a CDS encoding DUF1002 domain-containing protein, producing MYKKLLISGVVTSMLMVGVAQAANEFKPKEEIFIQGADLNNNQLAETKEKLGVGNNVTTYKVTNTDVIEYTGTEYDFIHSSALIKPKRFTSGVDVEIETPENITRITREQYMNAAITSGIQDATIKIASVDQVTGEGALTGIYKAYATQGHRLNAQDIQNANQEMNHLAQISENHQNKDGYSDEALNAAVAEMKAQIAEAKASHQQLNSTTINQIVNQTLTERGLYQILSDNEIAVIQNIMMNVAQSNVVNQDPDAFKKQATELKEMIQSQAGDKLKKLKDLDNEETRNFLQKLWDAIVSIFTKIWNWLISFL from the coding sequence ATGTATAAAAAGCTATTAATCAGTGGCGTGGTCACATCGATGTTAATGGTAGGCGTTGCTCAAGCCGCGAATGAATTTAAGCCCAAAGAAGAAATATTTATCCAAGGCGCCGATTTGAATAACAACCAACTTGCTGAGACGAAAGAAAAGTTAGGGGTCGGCAACAATGTGACGACGTATAAAGTAACCAATACGGATGTCATTGAATATACCGGGACAGAATACGACTTTATCCATTCTAGTGCTTTGATTAAACCAAAACGCTTTACGAGTGGTGTGGACGTAGAAATTGAAACGCCTGAAAATATTACACGTATTACACGAGAACAGTATATGAATGCAGCGATTACATCAGGTATTCAAGATGCAACGATTAAAATTGCTTCTGTCGATCAGGTGACTGGTGAAGGTGCATTGACAGGTATTTATAAAGCTTATGCTACACAAGGTCATCGTTTAAATGCGCAAGATATTCAAAATGCGAACCAAGAAATGAATCATTTAGCGCAAATTAGTGAAAATCATCAAAATAAAGATGGCTATTCTGATGAAGCGTTGAATGCAGCAGTTGCAGAAATGAAAGCCCAAATCGCTGAAGCAAAAGCGTCGCATCAACAGCTGAACAGTACAACAATCAACCAAATCGTCAACCAAACGTTAACAGAGCGTGGACTGTATCAGATTTTAAGTGATAACGAAATTGCGGTTATTCAAAATATCATGATGAACGTCGCGCAATCCAATGTAGTCAACCAAGATCCGGATGCGTTTAAAAAACAGGCGACTGAATTAAAAGAAATGATTCAAAGCCAAGCCGGCGACAAACTGAAGAAGTTGAAGGATTTAGATAATGAGGAAACACGTAATTTCTTGCAAAAACTGTGGGATGCCATTGTCAGCATTTTTACTAAAATTTGGAACTGGTTGATTTCGTTTTTGTAG
- the bioB gene encoding biotin synthase BioB — translation MKIAKQILEGRALTPDEALDLLVNPSYDTMDLVHEAYQLRKHYYGHKVKLNMILNAKSGICPEDCGYCGQSREIKQKQRYALISEDEITEGARVAAENDIGTYCIVMSGRGPSDKEIDHITSSVERIKAEHPQLKVCACLGLTNETQAEKLKAAGVDRYNHNLNTSENYHHEVVSTHTYEDRVNTIEMMKRNNISPCSGVICGMGESDQDIVDMAFALKEIDADSIPVNFLHPIKGTKFGEMNQLTPTRCLRILALFRLINPTKEIRIAGGREVNLRSLQATALMVANSIFVGDYLITGGQPNQLDYDMIQDMGYDIDYGTSHESEVFV, via the coding sequence ATGAAAATAGCGAAACAAATATTAGAAGGTCGTGCATTGACTCCAGATGAAGCATTAGATTTGTTGGTAAATCCGTCCTATGACACGATGGATCTTGTTCATGAAGCGTACCAACTTCGCAAACATTATTATGGACATAAAGTGAAGTTAAATATGATTTTAAATGCGAAAAGCGGCATTTGTCCTGAAGATTGTGGCTATTGTGGTCAATCGCGTGAAATAAAGCAAAAGCAACGTTACGCTTTAATCTCAGAGGATGAAATTACAGAAGGTGCACGCGTCGCAGCTGAGAATGACATTGGAACGTATTGTATTGTGATGAGTGGTCGCGGTCCGAGTGATAAGGAAATTGACCATATTACGTCGTCTGTTGAACGTATCAAAGCGGAACATCCACAGTTGAAAGTGTGTGCCTGTTTAGGTTTAACGAATGAGACGCAAGCAGAGAAGTTAAAAGCAGCAGGGGTCGACCGTTATAATCACAATTTGAATACGAGTGAAAATTATCATCATGAAGTCGTCTCAACACATACATACGAAGACCGTGTGAATACTATTGAAATGATGAAGCGAAACAACATTTCACCTTGTTCGGGTGTCATTTGTGGGATGGGAGAGTCTGACCAAGATATTGTAGATATGGCTTTTGCATTGAAAGAAATCGATGCGGACAGTATTCCAGTCAACTTTTTACATCCGATTAAAGGTACGAAATTTGGCGAGATGAATCAACTGACACCAACACGCTGTTTACGTATTTTGGCACTTTTTCGCTTGATCAATCCGACAAAAGAAATTCGTATTGCAGGGGGAAGAGAAGTTAATTTACGTTCACTACAAGCGACAGCGTTAATGGTCGCGAATTCAATTTTTGTAGGCGATTATTTAATTACAGGTGGACAGCCGAATCAATTAGACTATGACATGATTCAAGATATGGGATACGACATTGATTATGGCACATCTCATGAATCGGAAGTGTTCGTTTAA
- a CDS encoding iron chaperone: MMETLAEFLETIEKQEHRDKLATVIDTILNQYPELTMEIKWNQPMLLYKENGTFILGFSKAKPHFAVAPEKHTLDTFAKDIEKAGYQMTKMFMKIKWTDEVNYKLLYDMIDFNIHDKKDSRFFWRQ, translated from the coding sequence ATGATGGAGACATTAGCGGAATTTTTGGAAACCATTGAAAAACAAGAACATCGTGACAAATTGGCAACAGTGATCGACACAATATTAAATCAATATCCTGAGCTTACTATGGAAATCAAATGGAACCAACCGATGTTATTGTACAAAGAAAATGGCACTTTTATTTTAGGGTTCAGTAAAGCGAAACCCCACTTTGCCGTTGCACCAGAGAAACATACATTAGATACTTTTGCGAAAGATATTGAAAAAGCGGGTTATCAAATGACTAAAATGTTTATGAAGATTAAGTGGACAGATGAAGTTAATTACAAGTTGTTGTACGACATGATTGATTTTAATATTCATGATAAAAAAGACTCTCGCTTCTTCTGGAGACAGTAG
- a CDS encoding methionine ABC transporter ATP-binding protein, whose protein sequence is MIEFKNVNKIFKKGSHSVHALKDISFSIQAGDVFGVIGYSGAGKSTLVRLINQLEQQTSGDVYVDGHHLNTYAPAQLRAVKKDIGMIFQQFNLLDSKTVFKNVAMPLILRKVPMDEIKSRVEEMLHFVGLSGKANNFPNELSGGQKQRVAIARALVTRPKILLCDEATSALDPATTDSILQLLKKTNETFGVTIIVITHEMSVIQSICNRVAIMENGVVIELDTVKQVFSHPKTATAQRFVSTVINTSPSQKVMDNLQIDNQHQLYRLFIESTQITQTLINDLIQKAAVNVNIVHATMADIQEETVGYLWLLIKGDAAQQQQVTSYFEHHQIQYEKGVPTC, encoded by the coding sequence ATGATTGAGTTTAAAAATGTGAATAAAATATTTAAGAAAGGGAGTCATTCGGTTCACGCCCTTAAAGACATCTCTTTCTCCATTCAAGCGGGTGATGTTTTTGGTGTCATTGGCTATAGTGGTGCGGGGAAAAGTACACTTGTTCGTCTGATCAATCAATTAGAACAACAAACTTCTGGTGACGTTTATGTCGATGGCCATCATTTAAATACATATGCCCCTGCACAGTTAAGAGCCGTCAAAAAAGATATCGGGATGATTTTTCAACAATTCAACCTATTGGATTCTAAAACTGTCTTTAAAAATGTCGCCATGCCTCTCATATTACGTAAAGTACCCATGGATGAAATTAAGTCTCGCGTCGAAGAAATGCTTCACTTTGTAGGATTATCTGGCAAAGCGAACAACTTTCCTAATGAACTGTCTGGCGGTCAAAAACAACGTGTGGCAATCGCACGCGCACTCGTGACACGTCCTAAAATTTTACTCTGTGACGAAGCAACCAGTGCACTCGATCCAGCAACGACAGATTCAATTCTTCAATTATTAAAGAAGACGAACGAAACTTTTGGGGTCACGATTATCGTCATTACACATGAAATGAGTGTCATTCAAAGCATTTGCAACCGTGTCGCCATTATGGAAAATGGTGTCGTCATTGAGTTGGATACGGTGAAGCAAGTGTTCAGTCATCCTAAAACTGCGACTGCTCAACGTTTCGTATCTACTGTCATTAATACCTCACCTTCTCAAAAAGTGATGGACAACCTTCAAATTGATAATCAACACCAACTTTATCGCCTGTTTATCGAATCGACTCAAATTACACAAACATTGATTAATGATTTGATTCAAAAAGCCGCCGTAAATGTGAATATCGTACACGCGACGATGGCTGACATTCAAGAAGAGACAGTCGGCTATTTATGGTTACTGATCAAGGGAGACGCGGCGCAACAACAGCAGGTTACGTCTTATTTCGAACATCATCAAATCCAATATGAGAAAGGGGTGCCGACATGCTAG
- a CDS encoding methionine ABC transporter permease: MLGSSIDSAQLLEALYQTLYMVTISLIFGALIGVPLGIVLVATRQNGIWPNAWIHHILNPVINILRSVPFIILLIAIIPFTKLIVGTSIGTTAAIVPLTVYVAPYIARLVENSLLEVDEGIIEAAHAMGATPIQIIRYFLLPEALGSLILSLTTAIIGLIGATAMAGAVGGGGIGDMALVYGYQRFDTLVIIITVVVLVIIVQVIQSIGNALAKKVRRH, translated from the coding sequence ATGCTAGGTTCATCTATTGATAGCGCACAATTACTAGAAGCACTGTATCAAACATTATACATGGTGACCATTTCACTCATTTTTGGCGCTTTAATCGGCGTTCCACTTGGCATTGTATTAGTGGCAACCCGACAAAATGGGATATGGCCCAACGCTTGGATTCATCACATTTTAAACCCAGTGATTAACATTTTGCGCTCTGTGCCATTCATTATTTTACTTATCGCAATCATCCCATTTACTAAATTGATTGTAGGGACATCTATCGGCACAACGGCAGCTATTGTACCATTGACTGTTTATGTAGCCCCTTATATTGCTAGACTTGTTGAAAACTCACTTTTAGAGGTAGACGAAGGCATTATAGAAGCCGCACATGCGATGGGTGCCACACCGATACAGATTATCCGTTATTTCCTATTACCTGAAGCACTCGGTTCACTTATTTTATCGCTCACTACGGCGATTATCGGGCTCATCGGTGCAACCGCAATGGCTGGTGCTGTCGGTGGTGGCGGCATTGGGGATATGGCACTTGTTTATGGTTACCAACGTTTCGATACACTTGTGATTATTATTACTGTTGTCGTTTTAGTGATTATCGTGCAAGTTATTCAATCTATTGGGAATGCACTCGCTAAAAAAGTACGACGACATTAA
- the gmpC gene encoding dipeptide ABC transporter glycylmethionine-binding lipoprotein, producing the protein MKKLITFLVLAVFVLSACGNNKSEKVTLGVASNDTKAWEKVKELAKKEDIDLEIKQFSDYNVPNTALNDGDIDMNAFQHFAFLEAFKKANKGTEITPIRTTVLAPLGIYSEKIKDIKDVKDGAKVVIPNDVSNQARALKLLEKAGLLELNKDFGLSSSIKDIKSNPKNLDIKAVDAQQTARALSDVDISVINNGVATKAGLDAKKDPIYLEASDSDAVKPYINIIAVNSKDKDNKVYKRIAELYHSEEAKAALKEDTKDGELIIDLKQDEIKAIEDSLK; encoded by the coding sequence ATGAAAAAACTGATTACCTTTTTAGTATTAGCTGTATTCGTATTAAGCGCTTGTGGCAATAACAAATCTGAAAAAGTCACACTTGGCGTTGCTTCAAATGACACAAAAGCTTGGGAAAAAGTAAAAGAACTCGCTAAAAAAGAAGATATTGACTTAGAAATCAAGCAGTTTTCGGATTATAACGTTCCTAACACAGCACTCAATGATGGCGATATCGATATGAACGCTTTCCAACATTTCGCATTTTTAGAAGCGTTTAAAAAAGCAAACAAGGGCACTGAAATTACACCGATTCGTACAACTGTACTGGCACCTTTAGGCATTTACTCAGAAAAAATTAAAGACATTAAAGACGTGAAAGATGGCGCGAAAGTGGTCATTCCAAACGACGTGTCTAACCAAGCACGTGCATTGAAATTACTCGAAAAAGCAGGTCTCCTTGAATTAAATAAAGATTTCGGTTTATCAAGTTCTATTAAAGATATTAAAAGCAACCCTAAAAACTTAGATATTAAAGCAGTCGATGCACAACAAACAGCAAGAGCATTGTCTGACGTCGATATTTCAGTAATTAATAATGGGGTCGCAACAAAAGCAGGCTTAGACGCGAAAAAAGATCCGATTTATTTAGAAGCTTCTGACTCTGATGCGGTTAAACCTTATATCAACATCATCGCAGTCAACTCGAAAGATAAAGACAATAAAGTGTACAAACGTATTGCTGAACTGTACCACTCTGAAGAAGCAAAAGCCGCATTGAAAGAAGATACAAAAGATGGTGAGCTCATTATCGATTTAAAACAAGATGAAATTAAAGCCATTGAAGATAGTTTGAAATAA